The following nucleotide sequence is from Psychroserpens sp. Hel_I_66.
AGAAATCCGTGAAGAATGACAAAGGGTTTGCCTTTTCCTATGATTTGTGAGTGTAGTTTCATACGGTTTTATCTTTAATAATGAGATTTCTAATAGCGTTGGAAATGACAAATAGCAATTTTAATTATTTAAGTCTCTGCAAATACATTTGTACCACATTCTCAATTCCCAAATACAAACTTTCGGAAATTAAAGCATGACCAATCGAGACTTCCAACAATCCAGGAATATTATCCTTAAAAAATTTAATGTTATCCAAAGATAAATCGTGACCAGCGTTGACTCCCAAACCTATGTCATTTGATAATTCTGCAGCTTTTGCGAATAACTCGATTTCTTTTTTGTTGCCCAAACTGTATTGATGCGCAAAACTTTCAGTGTAAAGTTCTATTCTATTTGCTCCTGTAAGCTTGGCACCTTCTATCATTTTAAGATCTGGATCTACAAATATTGAGGTGCGTATTCCGTGGGAATTAAATTGAGCAATCACATCTGTTAAAAAATCT
It contains:
- a CDS encoding pyridoxine 5'-phosphate synthase, giving the protein MTKLSVNINKIATLRNSRGGNTPNVLQFAKDVQRFGAQGVTVHPRPDERHIRYQDTRDLKPEVYTEFNVEGNPVQSFMDLVLEVKPTQVTLVPDAEDAITSNAGWDTIKHKDFLTDVIAQFNSHGIRTSIFVDPDLKMIEGAKLTGANRIELYTESFAHQYSLGNKKEIELFAKAAELSNDIGLGVNAGHDLSLDNIKFFKDNIPGLLEVSIGHALISESLYLGIENVVQMYLQRLK